From the genome of Lutzomyia longipalpis isolate SR_M1_2022 chromosome 2, ASM2433408v1, one region includes:
- the LOC129788341 gene encoding putative fatty acyl-CoA reductase CG5065 has translation MESFELPTIPEFFRDREIFITGGTGFVGKAIIEKILYSCPEISKIYLLVRCKKGVGVSERLEKFKSNQIFNRIREKDAKLLDKLIPLAGDSMSLQLGLSDEDLAKMENVSVIINSAASVRFDEPLRDAIFMNTRSARELVVIAEKLKNLKVLVHISTTYCNPGYEVIEEKIYPPLADWRQTIKLAENMDGDTLEILAAKYMDFQPNTYAFTKSLAEQIMKENSDRLPIIIFRPSIIAPSVKEPFAGWVDSFNGIAALVTIGISGLGRLLYCVPENKLNIQPLDVCVRSLLVATWKGGQTATNEMMWYPNASSISSYVLYRIAFIVFQVIPGIFLDVIFKIIGRKSIAMSFTRKFYFASFSLTFFMFNEWLFVNENCFNLMNDIKEEDLEAFAFDFYENIEEEDYGYITGLEVKRKCFHVLLFDIIHEIEEILIHK, from the exons ATGGAATCATTTGAGCTGCCAACAATCCCTGAATTCTTTCGTGAtcgtgaaattttcatcactGGTGGAACAGGGTTTGTGGGAAAGGCGATCATTGAGAAGATCCTTTACTCCTGTCCGGAAATAAGTAAGATTTATCTTCTTGTGCGATGCAAGAAAGGTGTTGGAGTGTCTGAACGTCTGGAGAAATTCAAAAGCAATCAGATCTTCAATCGAATCAGGGAGAAGGATGCGAAGCTGCTGGATAAGTTGATTCCTCTCGCGGGAGATTCAATGAGCCTCCAGCTGGGTTTGAGTGATGAAGATCTTGCAAAGATGGAGAATGTCTCTGTGATAATAAATAGTGCTGCAAGTGTACGATTCGATGAACCCCTTCGTGATGCGATCTTCATGAATACGCGAAGTGCTCGAGAGCTCGTTGTGATTGCGGAGAAGCTGAAGAATCTCAAAGTTCTCGTTCACATCTCCACAACTTACTGCAATCCTGGGTATGAAGTGATCGAGGAGAAGATTTATCCACCTCTGGCTGATTGGCGTCAAACGATTAAACTTGCTGAGAATATGGATGGAGATACGTTGGAGATCCTCGCGGCAAAGTACATGGACTTCCAACCAAACACCTACGCCTTCACGAAGAGCCTAGCGGAGCAGATAATGAAGGAAAACTCTGATAGGCTTCCTATTATCATCTTCCGCCCGTCAAtta TTGCTCCTTCCGTTAAAGAGCCTTTCGCTGGGTGGGTGGATAGCTTTAATGGAATTGCAGCATTAGTCACAATTGGAATTTCTGGTCTGGGGAGACTTCTATATTGTGTTCCCGAGAATAAACTCAATATACAACCACTTGATGTGTGCGTTCGATCTCTCCTTGTGGCCACATGGAAAGGTGGCCAAACTGCAACAA ACGAAATGATGTGGTACCCCAATGCCAGTAGCATTTCATCCTACGTCTTATACAGAATCGCCTTCATTGTCTTCCAAGTTATTCCAGGAATCTTCCTTGATGtgatctttaaaataattggaAGGAAGTCCATTGCAATGAGTTTTACGCGGAAGTTCTATTTTGCATCCTTTTCTTTGACCTTCTTTATGTTCAACGAATGGttatttgtgaatgaaaattgcttCAATCTCATGAATGATATCAAAGAAGAGGACTTGGAAGCATTTGCATTTGACTTctatgaaaatattgaagaagaagattaTGGGTACATTACAGGCTTGG AAGTCAAACGCAAATGCTTCCATGTCCTCCTGTTTGATATCATTCATGAgattgaagaaattctcattcaCAAATAA